A window of Pedococcus badiiscoriae genomic DNA:
GACGGGGGCGAGGAGCCTGGCATCGGCCAGGGCCACCTGCTCCCCCGTGAGCACGAGGGGCTGGTAGAGCGGGTCACCCTGGACCTGGGCGATGAACTCGCGTCCGGGCTCGCCCTCGACGATGCCGTAGGCCGGGTCCTCACCTGTCGTGTATCTCGCGATGCGCACCGGACGAGCCTAGCGGGGGTCACGGCTCGGCCCGCGGTCGCGAGGCGATCGCCGGCCGCGCGCACCGGCCGCGCTTCGATCAGCGAGCGGAGAACTCCCGGCGGTAGCGCTGGGGCGAGGTGCCCACGACCGTCTGGAAGTGGGTGCGCAGCAGGGCCGCCGAGCCGAACCCGCTGTGGGCCGCCACCGACTCGACGGGAAGGTCGGTCGACTCGAGCAGCTCGCGGGCCCGCAGCACGCGCTGCTGGACGATCCACTTGTGCGGCGTGGTGCCGGTCTCGGCGACGAACCGGCGCGCGAAGGTGCGCTCCGACATCATCGCGAGCCGGGCCAGGTCGGGCACGGTGTGAGTGGCGTCGAGGTTCTCGGTGACGTGGTCGAGGACCGGCTGGATGCTCTCGCAGTCCGTCTCGGGCAGGGGCGCCTCGATGTACTGGCGCTGCCCACCATCGCGCTGGGGCGGCACGACCATCCGGCGGGCGATCCGCGTGGCAACGGCCGAGCCGAGCTCGCGCCGCACGAGGTGCAGGCAGGCATCGATCCCCGCGGCCGTCCCCGCCCCGGTGATGATCGACCCCTCGTCGATGAACAGCACGTCCATCGAGACCTCGGTGCGCGGGAATCGCTGGGCGAACCGCTCGGCGTAGCGCCAGTGGGTCACCGCCGTCAGGCCGTCGAGCAGTCCGGTCGCGCCCAGGACGAAGGCCCCGGTGCAGATCGACAGGATCGTCGCGCCCTGCCGGTGGGCTTCGCGGATCGTCTCAAGGAGCTCCGGGGGGTACTCGTCGCGGATCCCCCCGGCGGGGATCACCAGGAGGTCGACGCCGATCGCGTCGGCCCAGGCATGGGTGGGGACGAACTGACCGCCGCTGGTCGTGGGGACCGGCTCGCCGGCCCGCTCGCCACAGGTGATGAAGCTGAACGGGGGGACGCCGTCGTCGGTGCGGTCGATCCCGAAGACCTCACAGGCGACGGACATCTCGAACATGGCCATCGGGTTGCTCGCGATGGCGGCGATGCTGCGCAGTGCCATGACAGGAGTATGGCAGAAAACTCGCTGCGCGCGTCAGTTCTGCCACGAGTGGTTGAGGTGGAAGGGGGCGTGACCTCACACATGATGGTCAGCCCGCTCCCCAACCCGGATATCCTGCCGCCGATGAGTACCCGGGTGCTGGCGCGCGAGCTGTGGGAGCCCCTCGAGGCCGACCACGCCCGTCGCGTCGACGCTGCCACCTCCGGCCACCGCGAGCGTCGCCAGAGCGGCACGTCCCACCCGGTCGAGGACTTCCTGTTCACCTACTACCCGTTCAAGCCGTCCCAGCTGCGTCGCTGGCACCCCGGTCCCGGCGTGGTCCTGCTGGACTCGGCAGACCTGGACCGAGGAGGCTGGCGGTTCTACCGCGAGGTGGGCGGTGGCACCCAGCTCGACACCGCGGCATACCTCGAATCACGAAGGGGCACGGTCGAGTTCGTCCGGCGCCTGGTGACGGCGACCCGGGCCCGACCGGCCCAGCTCGGGTGCTTCGGCCTGCACGAGTGGGCGATGGTCTACCGGCAGCCGGCAGAGCAGGTGCGTCACGCGGCCTGGCCGCTGCGCCTGGGCGCACGCGGCACCGACGAGGTCGTGGACGGCCTGCAGCTCAAGTGCACGCACTACGACGCCTTCCGGTTCTACACCCCTCCCGCGCGGTCGCTGAACCTGCTCCAGCCGACCCGTGAGGACCAGGTGGCACTCGAACAGCCGGGGTGCCTCCATGCAGGCATGGACCTCTACAAGTGGTGCATGAAGCTCGCGCCCGCGATCCCCAGCTCGCTGGTGATGGACTGTTTCGACCTGGCCCGACAGATCCGCGAGCTCGACATGCGCGCCTCGCCGTACGACCTGCGCAGCCTCGGCTATGTCCCCGTCGCGATCGAGACGCCCCAGGGGCGGGCAGAGTATGCCGCCGCCCAGCGCGACTTCGCGACGCGCGGCCAGGACCTGCGCGTCCGCCTGCTCAGCGCGCTGGACGGACTGGACGCCGTGCGCACCGACCGGGCGCGGGCCGTAGGCTGACCTACCGTGTCGAAAGTTCTGACGTCCCTGCCTGTTGGTGAGCGTGTCGGGATCGCCTTCTCGGGCGGTCTGGACACCTCGGTCGCCGTTGCCTGGATGCGCGAGAAGGGGGCGATTCCCTGCACCTACACCGCGAACCTCGGCCAGTACGACGAGCCGGAGATCGACACGGTCCCTGACCGTGCCGGCCAGTACGGCGCCGAGCTCGCGCGCCTGGTCGACTGCCGTCCCGCTCTCGTCGAGGAGGGCCTGTCCGCCATCGCGTGCGGCGCCTTCCACATCCGCAGCGGCGGCAAGACCTACTTCAACACCACTCCCCTGGGCCGCGTCGTCACCGGCACCCTGCTCGTGCGCGCGATGAAGGATGACGGGGTCGAGATCTGGGGCGATGGCTCCACCTTCAAGGGCAACGACATCGAGCGGTTCTACCGCTACGGCCTGCTGGCCAACCCGGCCCTGCGCATCTACAAGCCCTGGCTCGACGCCGACTTCGTGACCGAGCTCGGCGGCCGCAAGGAGATGTCCGAGTGGCTCCTCGCCCGCGACCTGCCCTACCGGTCGAGCACCGAGAAGGCCTACTCCACCGACGCCAACATCTGGGGCGCCACCCACGAGGCCAAGACGCTCGAGTTCCTCAGCGAGAGCATGGAGATCGTCGAGCCGATCATGGGCGTGGCCTTCTGGGACGAGTCGGTCGCGATCGCCACCGAGGACGTCACGGTGCGGTTCGAGCAGGGACGTCCGGTCGCCATCAACGGTGAGACGTTCCCCGACGCGGTGGCGCTGGTCGACGCGGCCAACAGGATCGGCGGCCGCCACGGCCTCGGGATGTCCGACCAGATCGAGAACCGGATCATCGAGGCCAAGAGCCGCGGCATCTACGAAGCTCCCGGCCTGGCCCTGCTCTGGATCACGTACGAGCGACTGCTCAACGCGATCCACAACGAGGACACGGTCGCGAACTACCACGCCGAGGGCCGTCGCCTGGGGCGGCTGCTCTACGAAGGCCGCTGGCTCGACCCCCAGTCGCTCATGCTGCGCGAGTCCCTGCAGCGATGGGTCGCCTCGGTCGTCACCGGCGAGGTCACGCTCCGGCTGCGCAGGGGCGACGACTACACGATCGTCGACACCACTGGCCCCGCGTTCAGCTACCACCCCGAGAAGCTCTCGATGGAGCGCACCGAGGGTGCCGCCTTCGGTCCGGTCGACCGGATCGGCCAGCTGACCATGCGCAACCTCGACATCGCCGACTCGCGTGCCAAGCTCGAGCTGTATGCCGCGCAGGGCCAGCTCGTGGCCCGTCACCAGGACCTCGTCGGTGACCTCGAGCCCGGCGGCGCCAAGGCCATCTCGTCGAATCCCCATGCAGCACAGGCGGACTCGGACGACGACGCCCTGGACCGGGCCGCCATCGAGTCAGGGACCGACTGACCCCGAGGACTGGCCCACCGGCCGGGACCAGCGGACCGGCCTACCGGACCGGGACGCCGGCGCGCACGAGTCCGTAGGTGACACCATCCACGAGCGCGTGCCATGACGCCTCGATGATGTTGCCGGCGACCCCGATGGTCTCCCACGACGTCGAGCCGTCGGAGGTCTCGATGAGCACGCGGGTCACCGCGTCCGTACCGTGGGCCGCGTCGAGGATGCGCACCCGGAAGTCGATCAGCTCGAGCTTGTCGAGCTCGGGGTAGGCGGGGGCCAGCGCCCGGCGCAACGCGTGGTCGAGGGCGTTCACGGGACCGTTCCCCTCGCCCGTGGCGACCACCCGCTCGCCTCCCGCGACCACCTTGACGGTCGCCTCCGACAGGGCGTCCTCGCCGCCACGGGCATCCGTGATGACGCGCCAGGACTCGACCTCGAAGAAGTCGTAGCCACCGCCCTCGACCTCGCGGCGCAGCAGCAGCTCGAACGAGGCATCGGCCGCGTCGAAGGTGTAGCCACGCAGCTCGAGGTCCTTGACCCTGGCCAGCACGCGGGTGAGCAGCTCGTTGTCGTCCGAGAGGTCGTAGCCCAGCTCGCGGCCCTTGAGCTCGATGCTCGCGCGACCAGCCATGTCGGACACCAGCATCCGCATGTCGTTGCCCACGTGCTGGGGATCGGTGTGCTGGTAGAGGTCAGGGTCGACCTTGATGGCGCTGGCGTGCAGACCCGCCTTGTGCGCGAACGCGCTGGCACCGACGTAGGGCTGGCGCGAGTACGGCGGCACGTTGGTGATCTCGGAGATCGCGTGGGCGATGCGGGTGGCCTCGCGCAGGCGTCCGGTCTCCAGCAGCGGCAGGCCCCGCTTGATCTGGAGGTTGCTGACGACCGTGAGCAGGTCGGCATTACCGGTGCGCTCGCCGTACCCGTTGATCGTTCCCTGCACGTGGGTCGCGCCCGCGTCCACCGCCGCCATCGAGTTCGCCACCGCACACCCGGTGTCGTTGTGGCAGTGGATGCCCACGCGCGCCGAGGTCGCGCCGACGGCGTCGGCCACCACGTCGGCGATCTGGTCGGGCAGCATGCCGCCGTTGGTGTCGCAGAGGGCGACCACCTCGGCTCCCGACTCCATCGCGGCACGGACGACCTCGAGCGCGTAGGCGCGGTCGGCGGCATACCCGTCGAAGAAGTGCTCGGCGTCGAGGAAGACGCGCCGTCCTTCCGCGTGCAGGAAGGAGACGGTGTCGCGCACCATGGCGAGGTTCTCCTCGAGAGTGGTGCGCAGCGCCGAAGCCACGTGGCGCACATGGGATTTCGCGACGAGGGTGACGACCGGGGCCCCGGAGTCCACCAGGGCGCGGACCTGCGGGTCGTCGGCCGCGACACCGCCGGCCCGCCTGGTCGCGCCGAACGCGGCGAGGGTCGCGTTGCGCAGGGCCAGCTCGGTCCTGGCGCGCGCGAAGAACTCGGTGTCCTTCGGGTTGGCACCCGGCCAGCCCCCCTCGATGAAGCCGACACCGAGCTCGTCCAGGTGCATGGCAATGGCCAGCTTGTCCGACACGGAGAGGTTGAGCCCCTCCTGCTGCGCACCGTCGCGCAGGGTGGTGTCGTAGACGTGCAGGTCGCTCATCGCTGGTCCGTTTCCTCGGTCGCTCGGTGCGAGCGGACTTCCTCGTGTCCCGCTGTCATTGTCCCCGCGTCGCGTCCTGGCTGGCTCGGGGTGTGTCCCGCCAAAACAAAAGACCCCCCGGGTGCGGGAGGTCTGCGCGACGAGGAGCTCTCGTCGCGCTAGGCGATAATGACGGTGGCGGTCGCCACGGTGCGGGACTTCACAGGCTCACTCTGACACGTCGTGTCCGCCGGATGAAGCCCGGGTCCGCATGGTGGTCAGCGCGTGCCCGCCTCCCGGTGCGACGCGGCCGCGCGCACGAGGGCCTCGAACAGGCGCGGGTCATCCCCCTCCTCGGGGTGCCACTGCACGGCCAGCCGGAACCCCGCGTCCGGGTCCTCCATGGCCTCGAGCGTGCCGTCGGACGCCCATGCCGAGGGGACGAAGCCAGGGTGGGTCAGCACCGCCTGGTGGTGGTAGCTCGGCACCACCGTGGAGTCCCCGAGCAGTGCGTTCACGCGGGTCCCGGCGACCGTGGTGACCGGGTGGCTCCCGTAGGCCCCCTCGTGCGGCGAATGGTCCTGGTGGCCCACGCGGTCCGGAAGGTGCTGCTCCAGCTCACCGCCCGCTGCGACGGCCATCACCTGCATGCCTCGGCAGATGCCCAGCAGGGGCACGCGTTGCTCGGCTGCAGAGGTGGCCAGGGCCAGCTCCATGGCGTCGCGGTCCTCCCGCGAGTCCTGGACCGAGGCGTGTCGCGGGCGCGCGTAGCGGGCGGGGTCGACGTCGGCCCCGCCGGCGATGACGAGCCCGTCGAGCCGCGAGAGCACCTCCGCTGCCAGACCGGGGTCACCGTCCGCCCGCGGCGGGATGATGACGACCAACCCGCCGGCCTGTTCGATGGTGCGGACGTAGGAGTAGGGAACCGTGGCGCTGGGGACGTCGTGCCAGACGGCTCGCGTCACCGGCTCGACGTAACAGGTCAACCCGATGACCGGGCGGCTCACCGAGCTCACAACGGGGTGACGTACGCGCCGCTGATGCCGCCGTCGACGAGGAACTGCGAGGCGGTGATGAAGCTGGACTCGTCGCTGGCGAGGAAGAGCACGGCATTCGCGATCTCGGTGGGTTCGGCGAAGCGGCCGACCGGGATGTGCACCATGCGCCTGGCCGCCCGCTCGGGGTCCTTGGCGAACAGCTCCTGGAGCAGCGGCGTGTTCACCGGCCCCGGGCACAGTGCGTTGACCCGC
This region includes:
- a CDS encoding 3-methyladenine DNA glycosylase, with protein sequence MSTRVLARELWEPLEADHARRVDAATSGHRERRQSGTSHPVEDFLFTYYPFKPSQLRRWHPGPGVVLLDSADLDRGGWRFYREVGGGTQLDTAAYLESRRGTVEFVRRLVTATRARPAQLGCFGLHEWAMVYRQPAEQVRHAAWPLRLGARGTDEVVDGLQLKCTHYDAFRFYTPPARSLNLLQPTREDQVALEQPGCLHAGMDLYKWCMKLAPAIPSSLVMDCFDLARQIRELDMRASPYDLRSLGYVPVAIETPQGRAEYAAAQRDFATRGQDLRVRLLSALDGLDAVRTDRARAVG
- a CDS encoding gamma-glutamyl-gamma-aminobutyrate hydrolase family protein, whose translation is MSRPVIGLTCYVEPVTRAVWHDVPSATVPYSYVRTIEQAGGLVVIIPPRADGDPGLAAEVLSRLDGLVIAGGADVDPARYARPRHASVQDSREDRDAMELALATSAAEQRVPLLGICRGMQVMAVAAGGELEQHLPDRVGHQDHSPHEGAYGSHPVTTVAGTRVNALLGDSTVVPSYHHQAVLTHPGFVPSAWASDGTLEAMEDPDAGFRLAVQWHPEEGDDPRLFEALVRAAASHREAGTR
- the cimA gene encoding citramalate synthase, with product MSDLHVYDTTLRDGAQQEGLNLSVSDKLAIAMHLDELGVGFIEGGWPGANPKDTEFFARARTELALRNATLAAFGATRRAGGVAADDPQVRALVDSGAPVVTLVAKSHVRHVASALRTTLEENLAMVRDTVSFLHAEGRRVFLDAEHFFDGYAADRAYALEVVRAAMESGAEVVALCDTNGGMLPDQIADVVADAVGATSARVGIHCHNDTGCAVANSMAAVDAGATHVQGTINGYGERTGNADLLTVVSNLQIKRGLPLLETGRLREATRIAHAISEITNVPPYSRQPYVGASAFAHKAGLHASAIKVDPDLYQHTDPQHVGNDMRMLVSDMAGRASIELKGRELGYDLSDDNELLTRVLARVKDLELRGYTFDAADASFELLLRREVEGGGYDFFEVESWRVITDARGGEDALSEATVKVVAGGERVVATGEGNGPVNALDHALRRALAPAYPELDKLELIDFRVRILDAAHGTDAVTRVLIETSDGSTSWETIGVAGNIIEASWHALVDGVTYGLVRAGVPVR
- the argG gene encoding argininosuccinate synthase produces the protein MSKVLTSLPVGERVGIAFSGGLDTSVAVAWMREKGAIPCTYTANLGQYDEPEIDTVPDRAGQYGAELARLVDCRPALVEEGLSAIACGAFHIRSGGKTYFNTTPLGRVVTGTLLVRAMKDDGVEIWGDGSTFKGNDIERFYRYGLLANPALRIYKPWLDADFVTELGGRKEMSEWLLARDLPYRSSTEKAYSTDANIWGATHEAKTLEFLSESMEIVEPIMGVAFWDESVAIATEDVTVRFEQGRPVAINGETFPDAVALVDAANRIGGRHGLGMSDQIENRIIEAKSRGIYEAPGLALLWITYERLLNAIHNEDTVANYHAEGRRLGRLLYEGRWLDPQSLMLRESLQRWVASVVTGEVTLRLRRGDDYTIVDTTGPAFSYHPEKLSMERTEGAAFGPVDRIGQLTMRNLDIADSRAKLELYAAQGQLVARHQDLVGDLEPGGAKAISSNPHAAQADSDDDALDRAAIESGTD
- a CDS encoding GlxA family transcriptional regulator, which translates into the protein MALRSIAAIASNPMAMFEMSVACEVFGIDRTDDGVPPFSFITCGERAGEPVPTTSGGQFVPTHAWADAIGVDLLVIPAGGIRDEYPPELLETIREAHRQGATILSICTGAFVLGATGLLDGLTAVTHWRYAERFAQRFPRTEVSMDVLFIDEGSIITGAGTAAGIDACLHLVRRELGSAVATRIARRMVVPPQRDGGQRQYIEAPLPETDCESIQPVLDHVTENLDATHTVPDLARLAMMSERTFARRFVAETGTTPHKWIVQQRVLRARELLESTDLPVESVAAHSGFGSAALLRTHFQTVVGTSPQRYRREFSAR